The following are encoded together in the Phragmites australis chromosome 19, lpPhrAust1.1, whole genome shotgun sequence genome:
- the LOC133901052 gene encoding GATA transcription factor 19-like, with protein sequence MQQPAPSSSAGGGEAMDPFYDIVIPPDYLQGLDDDGGLRAYGAAVEAEEDEQQRLAKAQVEGCGEEERLSMVYQGHTYVFDSVPPQKVDTILCLLNGYEIAPQSAKPQLTHLVQPIVVPQDFNRMAAVTRYREKRKSLLKFDVKADYSIRKEIASRIARRRGKFVSSGTGTDNSVTAAAAHHRQRETTELEFCANCGESNEVTPMMRRGPDGYRTLCNACGLMWAKTRKIRNLTGPTRGGNSCR encoded by the exons ATGCAGCAGCCAGCGCCGTCGAGCTCTGCCGGCGGAGGCGAGGCGATGGACCCCTTCTACGACATTGTGATCCCTCCGGACTACCTCCAGGGTctcgacgacgacggcggcctGCGCGCGTACGgtgcggcggtggaggcggaggaggatgaGCAGCAGCGGCTGGCCAAGGCGCAGGTGGAGGGCtgcggcgaggaggagcggcTGTCGATGGTCTACCAAGGGCACACGTACGTGTTCGACTCCGTGCCGCCGCAGAAG GTTGACACCATCCTCTGTCTTCTAAACGGCTATGAAATTGCTCCTCAAAGCGCGAAACCACAACTCACTCACCTG GTGCAGCCTATTGTCGTGCCCCAAGACTTCAACAGAATGGCGGCCGTGACGCGGTACCGGGAGAAAAGGAAGAGCCTGCTGAAATTCGACGTGAAGGCCGATTACTCCATCCGAAAGGAAATCGCTTCAAG GATTGCACGTAGGAGAGGGAAATTTGTGTCGTCAGGTACGGGAACTGACAATTCAGTTACTGCCGCCGCTGCACACCACCGCCAAAGGGAGACAACTGAGCTTGAATT CTGCGCCAACTGCGGAGAGAGCAACGAGGTGACGCCGATGATGCGCCGCGGTCCAGATGGATATAGAACACTCTGCAACGCTTGTGGGTTGATGTGGGCGAAAACC AGGAAGATCAGAAATCTCACGGGTCCAACTCGCGGAGGGAACAGTTGTCGGTGA